In Gadus morhua chromosome 2, gadMor3.0, whole genome shotgun sequence, the DNA window tctctctctctctctctctcctctctctctctcttcctccctgtgtTACTCTGTCCTGCTGGGGTTGTATTCTACTGATTGCCATTCATGTTATGTGTATGTCTGGATTTGTATATCTGAGCATTttgtcctgaggtgtgtgtgtgtgtgtgtgtgtgtgtgtgtgtggtgtgtgtgtgtgtgtgtgtgtgtgtgtgtgtgtgtgtgtgtgtgtgtgtgtgtgtgtgagtgtgtgagagagagagagagagagagagagagagagagagagagagagagagagagagagagagagagagagagtgtgagagagagtgtgtgtctgcttgtatTTCGTGGAACATCACCTTTTTGTCCTGAATCCTACAATCGATGCCAAGCTTTACACAagggatgcagagagagagtaagagcgaGGGGAAGGATGGAGAGGGATGCCAGGGAGAGCCAAAGGGAGAAGAGATTGATGGAGGGACATTTGAGAGATTTGAGGCAGCTACACCGAGGAATCtaatgggagtgtgtgtgtgtgtgtgtgtgtgtgtgtcattgtgtctgTGCCTTGAATGTGTCCCCATGTGTGCAATTTTACCCATGCTGACCTGCATGCAAATATGTTCCTACGTGGATGCAAGTTTTGCAGGTGCGCTCTCACAGTATGCAGTAGGTTTAGTgtgttctttattttatttacctttaTTCTACCAGGAGAGCCTTTTGAGGGAATCTCCTGACATGACAAAAGAGCACAGTAGGCCGTGTTAAGTCCacaatcaacaaataaaacatttcagtgtGAACATTCGAGGGGGACATTTTTTTATCAGTAGAGATACACAAGGTTAACAGTTGCAGGCTATGGAGGCAAGCGCCCAGTATACCTGGCCCTTGATGAACGTCTTCAAAACATTTAAAGAAACCGGAACCTGTTTCTTCTTTTTGAGTGCAATCTGAGGCATGTTCCACGTCAAATCCCTTTTCATCCATTGGGAACAGATAAATAGAGACATTCCTGTAATCTAAGGTAACGGccactgtgtgggtgtgggtatgggtgtttgtttgtgttatggGTTGCCCTATCAGCTCTTTAATGACCGGTATATAAATTCACAGATATGTCAATTAATATTCAAAAGGActtgaagggggaggggttgcGATGAAAGATGCACTGATCATACATGGAGGAACTAAATTGCTCCTCTTATTGGACGGCAAGCAAATGTTTGTAACTCACATTTAACTAATCTGAAGAGATGCTGCAACATTTTTCACGCTTTGCTGTCACGCCTCTCATTGCCCtaatctcttctctctctctctctctctctctctctctctctctctctctctctctctctctctctctctctctctctttctcccccaccTACTATCTATCATCCatttctctctcaaccccccctctctctcattctgcctcatttcccctctctgtctctcgcccttcCTCCAAGTCCTCCCTGACAGACTGCGGCACTACACATGTTTATGGCACGCTGGCACAAAGAGCGCAAGCTGCAGAGGTATTAGTGCACGTCGCAGCACGtgcttgaacacacacatacatacacacgcagattTTCACACAGACATTCGCTTGCAAACACGCGCAAGAACAcatatgaacaaacacacacacacacacacgcacacacacacacacacacacacacacacacacacacaacacacacacacacacacacacacacacacacacacacacacacacacaccacacacacttacccgcatagacacacacagagacacattcgCACGTTTCGGTCAAACTCATCTGTTGAGCTGACAGTGCTTTTGGAGGAAGGAGATTAAATAATGAGtgagagggaaggaaaggaaggaagaaagagtcAGGTTGCAGCCGGGGGGTTGGGGTAAGGTAGGGGGATTGGGGGAGAAAGAAGGATCCAAAACTATAAAAATAGGGGATTTTAAAGTATACTGCAAACATGATGTAAAGATGTTACAGAGAATGTGTCAGAGAAATAGAGAagacggggcggggggggagagtcAGCGAATGAGAGGTGCGCTCATTTGATCACAGAAGAGCGATCgagcgggcgtgcgtgcgtgtgtgtgtgtgtgtgtgtgtgtgtgtgtgcgagagaaagagagagagacagaaagagagagaaaaaaaatagggGGAGGAGTGGGTCTGCGatcaggagagagggagagagagccagagagggtGGAGTATGCGCGTGTGATCGAGGGGCAGcaacagagcgggagagagagagagaaagagagagagaacacagtaGAGCACAGCGCAGTAGACGGCAGACGCAGCGGCTTTCCACAGCGCTAGGACACAGACCCAGACGCGCACCGCCGAGCTGAACAGAGAAGAACAATTAAAACTATCGGAATACACGCCGCCGGAGGAGACCAACCGACAGCAGGACTCGCCAACTGAAAGGGAGAATGGAATATTACAACCACCAGCtgcaactacaacaacaacaacaacaaagcttGAGATTTTCCCGTCTCTCCCCACTTGTGTTTGGAGCGGCAGAGCACCAAGCAGAGCCCCAGTgaaaacacatacatatgatatatatataaaactcctatacatatatatcaaaTTATGCCTGTTTTCAGAGAAGCAGCTGATGGACACGGACTGTGTTGACAGCAAACTAAAAAGAGTCCATTGAATAACTATTTTAAAGGATCTGCTGTTTTGGAAATTTTTAGTAAAGAATTAAAGCATTAAAAATGCTTCTAATTGTGCCTGCCATATGCTATCTGGGAGAAAAAAGGGTTGAAAATTAATTTGCTGCATTTGGAAACTGGCATTTTCTTTTTCCGAGATGTATTGAGTACTACTTGAAACCACAATAGCAGTAATCTTCTACATTTCCCAGGAGGCTTCTTCTGAAaacaggatatatatatattaagatatatatatatttactttcTCTGTGCTAATTTGTTTGATCTTTGGAGGATTTGAGTCCTCCATGCCTCACTGGCTGCCTACCAGTTCCACGTCACTCCTGTGCGTAACAAGTCCACGTAAAGCTTTGTAGAGTCGGCTGGCCAGCTGTGGAAGGAAACAGTCAGGTGTGGGTGGCAGGTGGTAAATATACCAgagggagtgatagagagagtggaagagagagaactTGGGAAAGcccaagaggagagagagggacagtgtTGAGAAGAAAAAGatccaaaacaaacaatgaaagAGGGCAAAGAATGGATCATGTGTCGGTAAACAGAGAAGTGATGAGAAGAACTGCGTTGTAAAAATCCCAAAGAGGAAGGACCCGTTTTTGGTAGCAAAGAAGGAAAGCATTACTCCGGAACGAGTCCAAGTCGTCTGCAGAAAGTGGGACAGCGCCGTTGTTGTTCGTCTCGCTCACCGTGCTTGACGTTTTCCCACCTCCCCCCaacctcttttctctctctccccatttccctccctcccttacctTGTCGTTCCCCTCCTCTCACCAGCACTCCCTCCTCAAAACCTTTCCCCTTCTACAACCTCCCCCCTTCCCACAACTCCTACTCACCCCTCCTACCCCAGCTccctccaccagcagcaccacccagCCTTTTACTCCACCCCTATCTGCTGTATAGACGGACACGCGGGTCTCGCCGCATTAGCCCATCGGCGGTCTACTCCACTGGGCTCTCTCGCCACGTAACTCTgccccccctaccccaccccacccctaccccattgcttctccctcctctctccctgtctccttaACCTCCTCCCNNNNNNNNNNNNNNNNNNNNNNNNNNNNNNNNNNNNNNNNNNNNNNNNNNNNNNNNNNNNNNNNNNNNNNNNNNNNNNNNNNNNNNNNNNNNNNNNNNNNTTAATGACGTTCATTTGACCTTCACTCGTCTCCAGATCAGGAAGCTGAAGTACCACCAGTACGTCCCGCCGGACCAGAGGGGCGGCAAGGAGCCCCCGCTACCCCCCAGCTGGACTCGTCCTACGCCAAGCtgctccagcaacagcagctctTCCTACAGCTGCAGATTCTCAGCCAGCAGAAGCTCCAGCAGaaactacagcagcagcagaaccataacaccaacagcgtCAACTACGCTACCATCCTCCCTGCCAGGCCCAAGTCAGTCCCTAGTTTGTTATTTACCATGGAGTTATTGACACCGTTCTATCCAAAGGGACCTCGGCTAAGTCTAATGCGTCTAAacttgtctttgtcttttttttttttagttttctctGTCCAAACCAAAACATCAGTCAGCATCAAATTTCAATAGCGAACACCATCGCAAACACTTTCCCTCCTAAAGGATGATGTCATTTTCTGTCTGATCATTTTAAGCGCATGTACAGGCAAGTTGACGTACAAGTGATGCAACGCGACGCACATTAGGGTATCAGTtttagatgcatgtcattaacaAGAATTTGGTGGGATGGGGCTTCTTACAGGTAAATtcagacatggggggggggggggggggcaaacccAGCTAATTTGACTTGGAGTCCAACACCAGAGCCATTACACTATCCTGCATTAGTCTTTCTAGTGGATTGGATGGCTGGCGAGGGTAGGGTAGtcgatgagggaggaggagaatggatgGCAGGGTGAGTGGAGTGGATGGCAGGGTGAGAGGAGTGGATGGCAGGGTGAGTGGAGTGGATGGCAGGGTGAGAGGAGTGGATGGCAGGGTGAGTGGAGTGGATGGCAGGGTGAGTGGAGTGGATTGGGGTGAGGGGATGGATGGCAGGGGGTAAGGGGAGTGTATTCAATGGTGATTGAAGTGGAAGGGAAAGTGAGTGCAGGGGACTGGGGATGTACAGGTATGTTCTTGATACCTGGATGCCTTTTTTGGAGGGCAGGTGGTGGTGTTTATGTATCTGTGTGGGCACACATATGTCATAGCACAGAAGCACTGACAATATCGTCTCCCCTTTAATCTGTCTCCGTGCAGGGATCACCAGTCACCCCCggccacctcctcttcctcctcctcttcctcctccgccatCATCCCCACCTCTGCtaccgccccctcctccccacccagAAACCCCAGTGCTCCCCCTGCCAGCCAGAGCACTCTGACCCACCTGAGGGCTGCCTCGGCTGGGGAGACCATGCCCCAGACTCTGCCCTCCAACCTGGATGAGATGAAGGTCGGCAGTTCTCCTCTAGTTATCCACCGGTCTTTATGCCATTTTCTCCTTATGTGTTGCCAAAGTTTGTGAGATGACATCATCCAGCCAGACTGTCCTCTCTCTGAAatgcacatttatatttataaatgcaATTTATTTCATTCGACATTTGATTTAATTTAGCATATTATTTTAACCAAAGCAATTTATAAATGAGGCTGAGGACAATCAAAGTAAACTGTTGATATTGGAGCAACCAAATGGAAGTGCTTTTTACTAGATCGATTTTCTCCAGAAATCGAACATCAGAGTGCAGACTTGTCAGTTGATGACTTGTTGATATTCGAGGTGATGATCTGCATTTCAAATGGCAGAGACACAGCGCATGGTGTTGTCATACTTAATGACAAAGGATATATCTCTCAGGGAGATTGAAGATGACTTAAATTCCGCAATGGCGGGGATTATTCAGACACCAAGCAAATCGAATGGCTGCTTGTGGACATTTGTGAGGCAACAAATTTCATTGGGTCAGAGGGATCTGTTCCCCTTGATACATCTGAATATAAATCTCAATGCTCTAATAAGTGGGCGAGGTTAGAACCCTGCCTTTATTTCATTGGTGGCTAGGACTTGACTGTTTGATACCAGAGCTGCCACTCCACTGAGTTGTGCGCACATTGAGAAATGGCCTGTCTACCAGAGCTGACACATGGAAAGGTTGATGGATTATCTGTGTTGTTGCTCTGCCTAGAGTTTGCTTCCTTTTCCTTCCTTTCTGTATTTAAAGATATTTTTAttcgctcctcctccacttcccttTACCCATTGTTGCCTATGCTTTGTGTTCAACCCgctttctcctttttttctcccctctccctctctcgtcacctctctccctccttttatTTCCTCTCTCGCTatttatttcctctctctctaaatctttctctctctctctctttctgtctgtctgtctttctgtctgtccgtctctctgtctgtctgtctgtctgtctgtctttctgtctcaggTGGCGGAGCTGAAAGCGGAGCTGAAGCAGCGTCACCTGACCGTCTCGGGCACCAAGAGCGACCTCATCGAGCGTCTCAAGGCCTATCAGGAGCTGCACGCCGCGGCAGGCATGGGCGGGGGCATTGTCCCGGGCACCCCCTCCGCCACCATCACCCTCaccgtcccctcccctcctcactcctgccagcagggggagccgcAGAGCCAGAGGCCCGGGGCGTGGGTGGAGGAGCTCTCGGTaaccctacaccaccaccacccccatcccagCAGGgacacatccatccatctcctgCTGCAGGTATAATTGCAGAAGATTAGACCTCATTTAGGTGTCTAATTACATTGTTGCTACCTGGTGCGTGTAACTCTCCCCGAGTGTAATCATCCAATTAAACCCAACCGTGCTGATATGGGCCTGCTTATCTGGTTAAGTTATAATTGATATTTTTGGTTAAGTTGTAATATCTTTGCTTCTGTAATGTTAAACCATTTACCAGAGTTATAACCACAGCAGTATAATGGCTTGAGAGGTGGCCTGGTTATCACATGTTTCCAGGCTGGTTTAGAAGGAGATTCTGCTCTGACCATAGTGCTGTTCACCTATCTATCAAGCATAGCAATTCCATTTTTTACTTTAcacttacatttatttttttgtaccaAAAACCTTAACCCCAAAACACAAGGTTGCGTCAGGAGGGACGTAACATAATGTTTTTGAATTTACCGTCCAAAATGTACTTTGTAGAAAACTTGAGCTCCAAATGCAGCAGTCAAAAATGTACAACCCATTGCCATGCTAGCTAGCTTCATGCTATCTCCGTTGTTACGCTCTGATGACGTTCTCATTTACCCAGCTCATTGGACTGTCCCAGGCTCTAGCACCAGCCCCTCCCTCAGCCACACTGCGaccccactaccaccaccaccaccaccaccaccaccaccaccaccaccacagcaaGTCATGACCTTTGGctgcctccacccctcctctcctgtttcTCCATCACCTCACGCCGGCTCTCCGTCTGCCATGAGTCCAGAGAACGactacaccaacaccaccaccaatggGCTGGACGAGATGGTTAGTGGATATGGGTCTGGTAGATACATCCATTCAATTAAAAATTGCATGGAGTGAAATCAGCTTTTTGAACTTGAAAAATGGTGTCCAATCAATCAACTGCAGTGCCAAACTTGTGTTTGcagtttgtgcttgtgtgtttgtgttttaagttTTAAGTTTTTTTCGTTGCAACACAGAGGACATTTGATTCATTTCACTCCATAGTCATGGATCAGTGCGTCGGTACGTCATTATTAGACACTTACACCAGCGTGTAGCCTGTTAAACTGAATGGCCCATTAAGTCATTttcccttcatcctcctccatgttcatattttcaacctcatttAACAAAACTGACATCTTGCTTAGATGCTGGTCCAGTGAATCCTCTGTCGACGTTTGTCTTTCCTTGTAATTGTCAAAGCACGGGCATAAGATTTCCTTAACATTTTACCTCTCACATACAAAGCTGTGGGCCTCTATTTCATCATCCTGGAGTTCCCCTCAGGAATGAATAAAGTTAAAATTTTCATCTCTTGCAAACCGAATGAAACTGACTTTTAGACCCTCATATCACTTCCAACTATCTTATTTCCTCCCCCTTTTATTTCCTCCCaatcccttctgtctctctctttgccatCCCCCCCCCTTTAGTCGAGGTCCCCTCCAGTGCAGCGGTGCCTCCACACCCATGCTCCCGTCGCCACCACCAAAGAAGAACCCACTTCCTGTCTCCCTACGGCCTACTCCACCCAGAAACTCTTTGTGTACTCCCCCACCGACTCCATGCAGCGTTCTCTCCTCCCAGCAGTACCATGGCGGCCGCCACTATCCCCGCGTCGATCAGCACTCCTACTCTGAGCGCCCGCAGTGGTGCGGGCGCTCAGAGTGCGACGGGGAGCGGGGCGACCGCCTCGCCCTGCGGGGACCGGGACAGGATGCTGCGGGACAAGGACCGGCAGATTGAAATGCTGACCCGGATGCTGAACCAGAAGCAGAGGCTGGTGGAGCTGCTCCGGAtgcagctggagcagggcaaCCGAGGAGGCCggctaggtggtggtgggggtggcggtaGGGCAAAGGTTCCAGAAGCCAAGGTCCTCCTCCATATCAAGAAGGAGCCCGGCGAGACCTCCCCAGTCTGCCTCGCTTCCCCGCCAGACCACCAGCCCCTGAGGTCGGGGCCTCCCACGCGACGCCGCACCGCGTGGCGGTCAAGCAGGAAAGCGCGGCGGCGACGGACGTCATGGAGACGCAGCTGCCGCCGTGTCCCGCGGGGGGGCCGTCCCTCGCTGCCTTCCCCACCCTGGGTCCTGGGGGTCCCCCGGGACCTGGAGGCCCTCCGGACGGGTCGGGAAACCACGCCAACGGGCCCGAGCAGCGACACGTCTGCAGCAGGCGGCGCTCCAGCTGGCCCAGCAGAGGGCTATTCAGAAGCTCCTCCTACAGCCAAAGAACCAACAGACCCagcagcacttgcttcagagcCCCGGCCAACAGAACCAGCAGAACCTCCAGCAACGCTCCcagcagaggaagaagaagtcCCACAAGCAGCAGctcaaacaacagcaacaacaacaacaacaacaacaacaacaacagctactTTCTCAATcacagccacagcagcagcagcagcagccacagccCAGGCAGAGCCAAACCCAGCCCAAGCAACAGGTGCCGCTGAGGCCGCAGCAGTCAGTGAGGCTGCAGAGttgcacccagcagcagcagcagcagccgatGCAGCAGACAGCGGCGCCGCGGTGCCACCAGAGCCCCATTCAGGCCAAGGTTCAACAGTTGCTGCACGCCAAGCAGCAGCAAACGCTGGTGCAACAGACACCACAGCAGGAGAATCAGGTCCGCTGAGGCTCCCCCACACCTCAAAAACAGATCCATTACCCAGGTTTTGTGACTGTGGTCGATTTGAGAGTATTGTTCTAACACTTGGAGCAGGCTAttctagtggttagggtgttgaaTTCCCAAACTGGAAGAATGGTTCTGGGTCTGTACCCCAAAGTATTCCTGTAGTCATCCTTGAACAAGATACTTAACCTACCTTCCCAATAATTTAATTTATCGAAAACAAAGATAAGAGAACGACAACCGTCAACGCTTAAATCGTGTATATTGGAGAAACATGGATGCCGTAACAGAAAATTGTGTTTCCTCTCAAGGGTTCTCAACTTCTCCTCAACCAGCAGAATGGCTCCGCCACCTCCTTCAACCTGGACTACCTGAATACGGTCGTATCCCCGGCCCTGCTTACCGACGGCAACGGAAACCACTTCCTGGTTGCACTGACCAATCATGTGTCCGAGTTACAAAAGACCAGCCCATCAGAAAACATTGCAACCACACAAAACACTCCAAAGGTACACATACTTACTGTTTGTGTACTTACTTTTATATAATTGGGGAGGTGATTGTCTTACAGCAATTTTTATCCTTTTTTTAGGGACTCCAAGCTACACCTTGGCTCCCTGGCCAGTTAGCTCCTCAGCCAGATTGTCCtcacaaccaatcagaagacaGGACATACCCAGGGTCCTTAAAAGTACCAAACAGAAAGGTTGATTACTTTTCTTTTGTCTGAAAACAACTCTTTCTTGTATATGCTCCTTCCAAGGTAACTTTGCCTTGTATTGTAACTCATTATCTGTTATGATTGGTTTGTTTTAAATAGGACGTGGGACCTGAAGTTGCAATCGACCAATCCCAGCAGGAGGGCATCCATTCCCTGTCATCATTCTTTGACAATGAGACTTTGGAGAAAGACGCGTTGTTACCCTCGGTAAAAACGGTATGCGTTCCACAGTTCCAAAAACAATGATTACCACAATGAGGAAACACTGTTTAAAGGCCTTACATACCAGGATGGTTTGATATTCAAAGCAGCTGTTCTACTTATTTGATTAGTCTCCTCTCTGTTTTCTGTCatcgtctctcctctcctttcctttcctttttttctcctcccctctcctctcctcttcctcccctccctaccctctcctttcctctcctctcctcccctcccctaccctctcctctcctctcctctcgtctctcttctcctctcctcccctaccccctctcctataatctctctcctccccccttctcgcatattctctcctctcctcgcctcgcCTCTCCTCGCCTTTCCTCtaatcttctctcctctcctataaTCTTCTCtaaactcctctcctctcgtatCCTCTCGTCTCGTCTGGTCCTCACTGATCTGATCccctccaggaggaggaggaggaggtgttctcAGTCCTGGACCACAGCCTCCTGTTCAGCCCTCTGTCTCCAGCCTCTCTGAGGACGCCAGCCTCCTCTCCTGGTTACAGAGTAGGTGTCCATCTCTCTGCTGATCCTACCAGCCCATACCTTTTATCATGTATCCCGCACTCACACGTTGATTCCTGCGTTGTAGGAAAACCCAGACGACCTCTTCGACATCCTGTTTCAAACCGGAGGTGAGAGTGAATACAATTTTGTAGCTCGAAACAAAAAGAAGTGAAGTCTAATTCTGGATAttgtttgctatttattattattaatttattttttcagaaATATCATCCTCCTTCAAACCCTCTCCAGACCCCTCCCTGGATGGC includes these proteins:
- the LOC115533023 gene encoding myocardin-related transcription factor A-like, with translation MTFGCLHPSSPVSPSPHAGSPSAMSPENDYTNTTTNGLDEMVSGYGSAFSPPSSTMAAATIPASISTPTLSARSGAGAQSATGSGATASPCGDRDRMLRDKDRQIEMLTRMLNQKQRLVELLRMQLEQGNRGGRLGGGGGGGKRGGDGRHGDAAAAVSRGGAVPRCLPHPGSWGSPGTWRPSGRVGKPRQRARAATRLQQAALQLAQQRAIQKLLLQPKNQQTQQHLLQSPGQQNQQNLQQRSQQRKKKSHKQQLKQQQQQQQQQQQQQLLSQSQPQQQQQQPQPRQSQTQPKQQVPLRPQQSVRLQSCTQQQQQQPMQQTAAPRCHQSPIQAKVQQLLHAKQQQTLVQQTPQQENQGSQLLLNQQNGSATSFNLDYLNTVVSPALLTDGNGNHFLVALTNHVSELQKTSPSENIATTQNTPKGLQATPWLPGQLAPQPDCPHNQSEDRTYPGSLKVPNRKDVGPEVAIDQSQQEGIHSLSSFFDNETLEKDALLPSVKTEEEEEVFSVLDHSLLFSPLSPASLRTPASSPGYRENPDDLFDILFQTGEISSSFKPSPDPSLDGLHTSPPLPPIPPPLSPLQRELSSLPQHHPSTTFISHMR